A portion of the Acidobacteriaceae bacterium genome contains these proteins:
- the rimI gene encoding ribosomal protein S18-alanine N-acetyltransferase, which yields MSVEIREASILDLPAIEGIAGITAEAPQWSARIWERILQEPAAGRFVLLATSDGEILGFAVCMLIAGVAEIESIAVAGTHRRLGIGRKLLLAMMERVRSAAAEAIELEVRESNATAQAFYRTLGFIESGKRRGYYEHPREDAVMMTLEL from the coding sequence GTGAGCGTAGAGATCCGCGAAGCGTCAATCCTGGACCTGCCCGCAATTGAGGGAATTGCAGGCATCACGGCAGAAGCGCCGCAATGGTCTGCAAGGATCTGGGAGAGGATTCTGCAGGAGCCTGCTGCAGGACGCTTCGTGTTGCTTGCGACCTCCGACGGAGAGATCCTGGGGTTTGCTGTGTGCATGCTCATCGCTGGTGTTGCAGAGATAGAGAGCATCGCTGTAGCGGGGACACATCGTCGCCTGGGTATAGGCCGCAAGTTGCTGCTGGCCATGATGGAGCGCGTGCGTTCGGCTGCGGCGGAAGCCATTGAGCTAGAGGTGCGGGAGAGCAACGCTACGGCTCAAGCGTTTTACCGGACTCTTGGCTTTATCGAGAGCGGCAAACGCCGTGGCTACTATGAGCATCCTCGCGAGGACGCAGTCATGATGACGCTGGAGTTGTAA